A region from the Vicia villosa cultivar HV-30 ecotype Madison, WI linkage group LG3, Vvil1.0, whole genome shotgun sequence genome encodes:
- the LOC131655565 gene encoding two-component response regulator ARR17-like, with translation MASASSSSSSNWVMESGDIPHVLAVDDSLIDRKLVEKLLRNSSCRVTTAENGLRALELLGLTNGEHNTLNGRSKVNLIITDYCMPGMTGYELLKKIKQSSVMREVPVVIMSSENIPTRINKCLEEGAEMFMLKPLKQSDVRELTCQLMNLGR, from the exons ATGGCTTCTGCTTCATCTTCAAGTTCTTCAAATTGGGTCATGGAAAGTGGTGACATTCCTCATGTTCTTGCTGTTGATGATAGTCTTATTGATCGCAAACTTGTTGAGAAACTCCTTAGAAATTCCTCTTGCAGAG TTACAACTGCTGAGAATGGGCTTAGGGCATTGGAGTTATTGGGCTTGACAAATGGTGAACACAACACCTTGAATGGA AGATCCAAAGTAAACTTAATCATCACAGACTATTGCATGCCAGGGATGACAGGCTATGAGTTACTTAAGAAAATCAAG CAATCATCTGTAATGAGGGAGGTCCCAGTGGTAATCATGTCATCTGAGAACATACCAACAAGAATCAACAA GTGTCTAGAAGAAGGAGCTGAAATGTTCATGCTAAAGCCACTCAAACAATCTGATGTAAGAGAACTGACATGTCAGTTAATGAATCTAGGAAGGTGA
- the LOC131657961 gene encoding uncharacterized protein LOC131657961 — MAEYWGIYEGISLALRNGHRRVVAHSDSKVAVESILHNNPRSKGVVSLVNRIRSLIGEFEEFKLVHEYRESNKCAHLLAIAGTRMSGNFTIHQSIPAFLSKALDSDIRGVSTSRVLVV; from the coding sequence ATGGCGGAGTATTGGGGGATTTATGAAGGCATATCTCTAGCTCTTCGTAATGGTCATAGGAGAGTGGTAGCGCATTCGGACTCTAAGGTTGCAGTGGAATCTATCCTCCATAACAACCCTCGTTCTAAAGGGGTGGTTAGCCTGGTGAATCGTATTCGGAGTCTGATTGGAGAATTTGAAGAGTTCAAGCTTGTGCATGAGTATAGAGAATCAAATAAGTGTGCCCACCTGTTAGCTATTGCAGGTACGAGGATGAGTGGGAATTTTACTATCCATCAAAGTATACCTGCTTTTTTAAGTAAGGCCTTAGATAGTGATATTAGAGGGGTTTCTACTTCTAGGGTTTTGGTTGTTTAG
- the LOC131657960 gene encoding uncharacterized protein LOC131657960 encodes MTMNKKEIVVRENVIPDVDPPVGEEEEQEEQEVDSFPGGPFDTSLLIHYQDHVARRIWEGEEREPLKMVNHSRKIFGLFKPAAQWFNDHVRGSGLCGLCMTGYTTISTGMQGAFVER; translated from the exons ATGACAATGAATAAGAAAGAAATAGTAGTAAGAGAAAAC gtcataccggatgttgaccctccagtcggggaggaggaggagcaggaggagcaggaggtggatagctttccgggagggccttttgacacttccctgctgattcactaccaggatcacgtcgctcggcggatctgggagggagag gagagagagccattgaaaatggtgaaccactccaggaagattttcggtctgtttaaaccagcagctcagtggtttaacgaccatgtgcgaggttcagggctttgcgggctctgcatgaccgggtacaccaccatcagcaccggcatgcagggggcatttgtggagcgctga
- the LOC131661192 gene encoding uncharacterized protein LOC131661192 produces the protein MASVDSRKKSLVQALSKHFSLNPTVIPAGSLDGDIKSLYLSIAAAASGHEVNHSDEVLKWVAFVESFPVALDESFENLKRLNDELSGKSVLLGNGLKPSEADVIVFSVVHPSLISLPDTNKEKLPHVFRWIDYIQHKQEFASLFEEIVLQKPEFEPPVTKSVSAVETDLKSNKTEQSIKSASKPETDISKDKNKAEVNGKPTGDTEPAKAKAKAKAAKPAVKEVVAEKENELSVSLLNIQVGLIRKAWKHPSADSLLVEEIDVGDAKLRQVVSGLAKYCNPDELTNRRVALITNVKPGKLRDVVSEGLVLCASNEGSTIVEPLLPPEGAKIGERVSFAGIEGKPEDVLNPKKKQLEKITPHLFTDDSGVATFKGIPFMTSGGPCTSSISRATIK, from the exons ATGGCGTCCGTAGATTCCAGAaagaaatcacttgttcaggctCTCTCCAAGCACTTTTCATTGAATCCT ACTGTTATTCCAGCTGGTAGTTTAGACGGTGATATTAAGTCTCTTTACTTAAGCATCGCCGCCGCGGCATCTGGACACGAGGTCAATCATTCTGATGAG GTGTTGAAGTGGGTGGCATTTGTAGAGTCATTTCCTGTGGCTCTTGATGAATCCTTTGAGAATCTCAAGAGATTAAATGATGAGCTTTCTGGAAAGTCCGTGCTCCTTGGCAATGGATTGAAACCCTCTGAAGCTGATGTTATAGTGTTTTCAGTTGTTCATCCTTCCCTG ATCAGCCTTCCAGATACAAACAAGGAAAAGTTGCCACATGTGTTCAGATGGATTGACTACATCCAG CACAAACAGGAATTTGCAAGCTTATTTGAGGAAATAGTGTTGCAGAAGCCCGAATTTGAGCCTCCG GTGACTAAATCTGTTAGTGCCGTGGAAACTGATTTAAAATCAAACAAGACTGAGCAAAGCATAAAGAGTGCTAGCAAGCCAGAAACAGACATAAGCAAGGATAAAAACAAAGCCGAG gTTAACGGAAAGCCCACTGGAGACACTGAACCTGCTAAAGCCAAAGCCAAAGCTAAAGCCGCAAAACCTGCTGTCAAAGAGGTAGTTGCTGAGAAAGAGAATGAGCTTAGTGTCAGTTTGCTTAATATTCAAGTTGGATTAATTCGAAAAGCATGGAAGCATCCATCAGCAGATAG TTTGCTAGTTGAGGAGATAGATGTTGGCGACGCCAAATTGCGGCAGGTTGTAAGTGGTTTGGCAAAGTATTGCAATCCTGATGAGTTAACG AACCGCCGAGTTGCACTTATTACAAATGTCAAACCTGGAAAACTACGGGATGTGGTGTCTGAAGGACTG GTCTTATGTGCTTCAAATGAAGGTTCCACCATTGTAGAGCCCTTGCTCCCTCCCGAAGGAGCTAAAATTGGGGAGCGTGTTTCTTTTGCCGG GATTGAAGGAAAGCCAGAAGATGTACTAAACCCGAAAAAGAAACAACTGGAGAAGATTACACCG CATCTTTTCACTGATGATAGTGGCGTGGCCACATTCAAGGGTATACCATTTATGACTTCTGGCGGACCATGCACATCATCCATTTCCAGAGCAACTATAAAGTGA
- the LOC131655564 gene encoding protein MAINTENANCE OF MERISTEMS-like: MHVVGAACFVDKSARYVDVAYLRYFMDLDTVHQWNWGAATLAYLYQKLNEASNWRTRQLVGSCTLLTSWIISYFSRIHGFHIDLAYVDAMPRAARYALQRGNDTVGPYRLYLDRTMHDDVTWRPFADYAQVVPFDGVALYSGWLACGTGIMVRYLPERCMRQFGFVQIIPRSPFEAAPDTVTRVQLTAIWEEWQHHVVPEEYRRMRVTQDWHSVEGYVTWFYRVSHPLLRPDVPGAPRPAHEEILENRQAEDDHAIDLLPICQRIEMLGRDALHRGVIHQGGPEAVAVMEMIVTDAGRAAGYRRQRRAQGERVRHTQ; this comes from the exons atgcatgtggtaggcgctgcatgctttgtggacaagagcgccaggtacgtcgacgtggcctacctccgctatttcatggacctggataccgttcaccagtggaactggggggcagctactctggcatatctctaccagaagctgaatgaggcctccaactggaggacgaggcagctggtcggatcctgcactctgcttacg agctggatcatctcctacttctcccgcatccacggcttccacatcgatcttgcgtacgttgacgccatgcccagggccgccagatacgccctccagagggggaacgatacggtgggaccataccgcctgtacctggaccgcacgatgcacgacgacgtcacctggaggccgttcgccgactacgctcaggttgtccccttcgacggggttgctctatattcaggctggttggcatgcgggaccggcatcatggtccggtatctcccggagcggtgcatgcggcagtttgggttcgtgcagatcatacccaggtcacccttcgaggctgctcctgacacagtgaccagagtgcagctcactgccatatgggaggagtggcagcatcatgtggtaccggaggagtaccgtcgcatgcgggtcacccaggactggcacagtgtggaggggtacgtcacatggttctaccgggtgtcccatcctctcttgagacccgacgttcccggcgctcctaggccagcacacgaggagatcctggagaaccggcaggcggaggatgaccacgccattgatctccttccgatctgccagcggatagagatgcttgggcgggacgcgttgcatcgaggtgtcattcatcagggcggaccagaggcagtcgccgtgatggagatgatcgtcactgatgcgggccgtgcggcggggtacaggcggcagaggagggcccagggtgagcgggttaggcacacccagtag